Proteins encoded in a region of the Candidatus Margulisiibacteriota bacterium genome:
- the leuS gene encoding leucine--tRNA ligase, which produces MSEYLPSQLEPKWQAEWAKNKLYLTPEGTDQPKFYDLVMFPYPSGNLHMGHVRNYAIGDIIARFKRMNGFAVLHPIGWDAFGMPAENAAIKNQTHPKPWTEKCIERMTVQLKKLGISYDWEREVNTSQEEYYKWTQWIFLLMYKKGLAYRKKAVVNWCPKCNTVLANEQVVKEDQCWRCDSTVEQRDLEQWFFKITAYADRLLADLEKLTGWPEPVKIMQRNWIGKSEGVEIEFPINTPSQSPPYQGGDVPKGQRGLKIYTTRPDTLFGVTYMVLAPEHPLALELSKGTAQEKAVRDYIEKVKHESTHERAVSTGKDGVFTGGYAINPATGDQVPVWLADYVLMGYGTGAVMAVPTHDQRDFEFAKQHNLPLKVVIRDGNRDVSAGGGQVSDDHAFVEEGIMVNSGEFNGLPSAEALDKIGDKFGVWQEKYKLRDWLVSRQRYWGAPIPIIYCEKCGTVPVPESELPVKLPMDVKFTGEGASPLTQSNSFLEAKCPKCGGPARRETDTLDTFNCSSWYYLRYSDPRNDQEPFSKEKAKRWLPVDQYIGGIEHAILHLLYSRFFTKVLFDAGWAPTDEPFTNLLTQGMVVKDGAKMSKSKGNVVDPDYIVEKYGADTARLFILFASPPEKELEWSDAGVEGSYRFLGRVWRLVTEKEIGATNPQVSKKTHQTIKGVTEDIDRFSFNTAIAKLMELTNTMYELGTNKEALNALLLLVTPFAPHLAEELWQQLGNKESIHKQPWPKYDPELVKESEKTIPIQVNGKLRDAVVVPADATEAMVKAAADKSEKVASFTSGKQIVKVIYVPGKMLNLVVR; this is translated from the coding sequence ATGAGCGAATACTTACCGTCACAACTTGAACCAAAATGGCAGGCAGAGTGGGCTAAAAACAAGCTTTACCTGACCCCGGAAGGGACCGATCAGCCAAAGTTTTACGACCTGGTCATGTTCCCCTACCCATCCGGCAACCTCCACATGGGGCATGTCCGCAACTACGCCATCGGCGACATTATCGCTCGCTTCAAGCGGATGAACGGCTTTGCCGTCCTCCACCCGATCGGTTGGGACGCCTTCGGCATGCCGGCCGAGAACGCCGCCATCAAGAACCAGACCCACCCCAAGCCTTGGACCGAGAAGTGCATCGAGCGGATGACCGTCCAGCTCAAGAAACTCGGCATCAGCTATGACTGGGAACGCGAAGTTAACACCAGCCAGGAAGAATATTACAAATGGACCCAGTGGATCTTTCTCTTGATGTACAAAAAGGGACTCGCCTACCGGAAAAAAGCGGTCGTCAACTGGTGTCCGAAGTGCAACACCGTTCTCGCCAACGAACAGGTCGTCAAAGAAGACCAATGCTGGCGCTGTGATTCGACCGTCGAACAGCGCGACCTGGAACAATGGTTTTTTAAAATCACCGCTTACGCCGACCGCCTCCTCGCCGACCTGGAAAAACTGACCGGCTGGCCGGAACCGGTAAAGATCATGCAGCGGAATTGGATCGGAAAAAGTGAAGGGGTCGAGATTGAGTTTCCTATCAATACCCCCTCTCAATCTCCCCCTTACCAAGGGGGAGATGTCCCGAAGGGACAGAGGGGGTTAAAAATCTACACTACTCGCCCCGACACTTTGTTTGGTGTCACTTACATGGTACTAGCCCCGGAACATCCGCTGGCGCTGGAATTATCTAAAGGGACGGCGCAGGAAAAAGCGGTCCGCGACTACATCGAAAAGGTTAAACACGAAAGCACTCATGAAAGGGCGGTCTCGACCGGCAAGGACGGGGTTTTTACCGGCGGGTACGCCATCAACCCGGCGACCGGCGACCAGGTTCCGGTCTGGCTCGCCGATTACGTCCTGATGGGATACGGCACCGGAGCGGTCATGGCAGTCCCGACCCACGACCAAAGGGATTTTGAATTTGCGAAACAGCATAATTTACCACTTAAAGTCGTTATTAGAGACGGAAACCGCGACGTTTCCGCCGGCGGCGGACAGGTTTCCGACGATCACGCCTTTGTAGAAGAAGGAATCATGGTCAATTCCGGCGAGTTTAACGGACTGCCGAGCGCCGAAGCGCTGGATAAGATCGGCGACAAGTTCGGCGTCTGGCAGGAAAAATACAAGCTCCGCGATTGGCTCGTTTCACGCCAACGCTATTGGGGAGCCCCGATTCCGATTATCTATTGCGAAAAGTGCGGGACGGTCCCCGTTCCGGAAAGCGAGCTCCCGGTCAAACTCCCAATGGACGTGAAGTTCACCGGCGAAGGGGCTTCGCCGCTCACCCAATCCAACTCTTTTCTGGAAGCAAAGTGTCCTAAATGCGGCGGACCAGCCCGCCGGGAAACCGATACGCTCGATACTTTCAACTGCTCCTCCTGGTACTATCTCCGCTACAGCGATCCGCGCAATGACCAGGAACCGTTCAGCAAGGAAAAAGCCAAACGGTGGCTCCCCGTCGACCAATATATCGGCGGCATTGAACATGCCATCCTCCACCTGCTCTATTCCCGCTTTTTTACCAAAGTCCTGTTCGACGCCGGCTGGGCACCAACCGATGAGCCGTTCACCAATCTTCTGACCCAGGGGATGGTCGTGAAAGACGGCGCCAAGATGAGCAAATCCAAAGGGAACGTCGTCGACCCCGATTACATCGTGGAAAAATACGGCGCCGATACCGCCCGGCTTTTCATTCTCTTCGCTTCGCCCCCCGAAAAAGAGCTCGAATGGTCGGATGCCGGGGTTGAGGGGAGCTACCGCTTCCTAGGCCGGGTCTGGCGGCTGGTCACCGAAAAAGAAATAGGGGCAACTAATCCGCAGGTCAGCAAAAAAACTCATCAGACTATTAAAGGGGTGACGGAAGACATCGACCGTTTCTCTTTTAATACCGCCATCGCCAAACTTATGGAACTAACCAATACAATGTATGAGCTGGGAACAAACAAAGAAGCCCTCAATGCCCTCCTCCTTCTTGTCACCCCCTTCGCCCCTCATTTAGCCGAGGAGCTTTGGCAACAACTTGGCAACAAGGAATCGATTCATAAACAGCCCTGGCCCAAATACGATCCGGAACTGGTCAAAGAGAGCGAAAAGACGATCCCGATCCAGGTCAACGGCAAACTCCGCGACGCGGTTGTCGTTCCGGCCGACGCAACCGAAGCAATGGTCAAGGCGGCCGCCGACAAGAGCGAGAAGGTCGCGTCCTTTACTAGCGGCAAACAGATCGTCAAAGTCATCTACGTCCCCGGCAAAATGCTGAATTTAGTGGTGCGGTAA
- a CDS encoding radical SAM protein yields the protein MKELIQSLLPTVLKPSRYIGNEINAVHKEWGDQLKVAIAYPDLYEIGMSNLAVQILYHILNTRTDLLAERVFTPWSDMEEVLKANNLPLFTLESWRPLRDFNLVGFSLGYELNYTNVVNMLQLGRIPLHRTEREETDPLIFAGGPSLFNPEPVIDLFDFIVVGEAEEAIVEIIEAVKKHAARKEKLVALAKIEGVYVPGLSLKVAKRIVKDFSSVPYPTKPIIPFLEPVHDRGVIEIMRGCKWGCKFCQAGWTTRPVREKKLETLITQGEEIIKNTGYEELSLISLSSSDHSKIEELAKELASRNEKRRVNIALPSMRTNSFSVKLAHEVARVRSSSITIAPEAGTQRLRDYIGKKMTEEHIIESVKAVFASGIEAVKLYFMIGLPTETEEDLLGIGHLARRIFELARASTRRARVTVNLSTFVPKPHTPFQWERQITIAETLDKQRFLKENIRHKFIDVRWHQAEASFLEGVFSRGDAKLLPVIEKAWELGARLDAWSEKFDFIRWQAAFAACDVDPNDYLRERSKEEPLPWDYIESGVTKEQLIACTN from the coding sequence ATGAAAGAACTAATCCAATCGCTCCTGCCAACTGTCCTGAAGCCATCCCGCTATATCGGCAACGAGATCAACGCCGTTCACAAAGAATGGGGTGACCAGCTGAAGGTCGCGATCGCCTACCCCGATCTTTATGAAATAGGAATGTCTAACCTGGCGGTCCAGATCCTTTACCATATTTTAAACACCAGGACCGACCTCCTTGCCGAGCGGGTCTTTACCCCTTGGAGCGATATGGAAGAGGTTTTGAAAGCCAACAACCTCCCCCTCTTCACCCTGGAATCATGGCGGCCGCTTAGGGACTTCAATCTAGTCGGTTTCAGCCTTGGTTACGAACTGAATTACACCAACGTCGTTAATATGCTCCAGCTCGGCCGGATCCCGCTCCACAGGACAGAACGGGAAGAGACCGATCCACTGATCTTTGCCGGCGGGCCCAGCCTCTTTAATCCCGAACCGGTCATCGACCTTTTCGACTTCATCGTGGTCGGCGAAGCGGAAGAGGCGATCGTCGAAATAATTGAAGCGGTCAAAAAGCACGCCGCGCGCAAAGAGAAGCTCGTGGCGCTCGCCAAGATTGAAGGCGTTTACGTCCCCGGCCTAAGCTTGAAAGTTGCCAAGCGGATCGTTAAAGATTTCTCCTCGGTCCCCTACCCAACCAAGCCGATCATCCCCTTCCTGGAGCCGGTCCACGACCGGGGAGTGATCGAGATCATGCGGGGATGCAAGTGGGGCTGCAAATTCTGCCAAGCCGGGTGGACAACCCGCCCGGTCCGGGAAAAGAAACTGGAAACACTTATTACGCAGGGGGAAGAGATCATCAAGAACACCGGCTACGAAGAGCTTTCCCTGATCTCCCTCTCCAGCAGCGATCACAGCAAGATCGAAGAGCTGGCCAAAGAGCTCGCCTCCCGCAACGAAAAACGACGGGTCAATATCGCCCTCCCCTCAATGCGGACCAATTCTTTTTCCGTTAAATTGGCCCACGAGGTCGCCCGGGTCCGCTCCAGCAGTATTACCATCGCCCCGGAAGCCGGGACCCAGCGGCTGCGCGACTACATCGGCAAGAAGATGACCGAAGAACACATCATCGAAAGCGTGAAGGCGGTCTTCGCGAGCGGGATCGAAGCGGTGAAGCTCTACTTTATGATCGGCTTGCCGACCGAAACAGAAGAAGACCTGCTCGGAATCGGCCATCTCGCCCGCCGGATCTTTGAACTGGCCCGGGCCTCGACCCGCCGGGCGCGCGTTACCGTCAACTTATCGACCTTTGTCCCCAAGCCACACACCCCTTTCCAGTGGGAACGGCAAATCACGATCGCCGAAACACTCGACAAACAGCGGTTCCTTAAGGAAAATATCAGGCATAAGTTCATCGACGTCCGCTGGCACCAGGCGGAAGCCTCGTTCCTGGAAGGAGTTTTCTCCCGCGGTGACGCCAAGCTTCTACCGGTCATTGAAAAGGCCTGGGAGCTGGGGGCCCGGCTCGACGCCTGGTCGGAAAAGTTTGATTTTATCCGCTGGCAGGCCGCCTTCGCCGCCTGCGACGTCGACCCGAACGACTATTTAAGGGAGCGAAGCAAAGAAGAGCCGCTCCCCTGGGATTATATCGAGTCCGGCGTGACTAAGGAGCAGTTAATTGCGTGTACAAATTAA
- a CDS encoding TIGR03936 family radical SAM-associated protein — translation MRVQIKYLKAEEVKFISHRDLIRAFGRAIRRAEIPIAYSQGFNPRMKISWGQALKVGATSAGETAELLLAQPLPPSEVMTRLNSQLPKGLAVIGASLL, via the coding sequence TTGCGTGTACAAATTAAATACCTCAAAGCCGAAGAAGTAAAGTTCATTTCGCACCGCGACCTGATCCGGGCTTTCGGCCGGGCGATCCGCCGGGCGGAAATTCCGATCGCCTATTCGCAGGGTTTCAATCCCCGGATGAAGATCTCCTGGGGGCAAGCCCTTAAAGTCGGCGCGACCTCGGCCGGCGAAACGGCCGAGCTTTTGCTGGCCCAACCCCTCCCGCCAAGCGAGGTTATGACTCGCCTGAATAGCCAGCTGCCAAAGGGACTTGCAGTAATAGGGGCGAGTCTGCTATAA
- the rplU gene encoding 50S ribosomal protein L21: MYAIIQTGGKQYKVTKGDIMEIELIDNQSQVTFKEVLLVVDGDKVTIGTPHVKGASVLAKVIGNFKDNKVTTFKYKRKTNYHRTIGHRQNYTRIQVEEIKHGA, translated from the coding sequence ATGTACGCGATTATTCAAACCGGTGGCAAACAATACAAGGTAACCAAAGGCGATATCATGGAGATCGAGCTGATCGATAACCAGAGCCAAGTCACCTTCAAAGAAGTCCTGCTCGTCGTTGATGGCGACAAGGTCACGATCGGCACCCCGCACGTCAAAGGGGCATCGGTCCTGGCCAAGGTCATCGGCAACTTCAAGGATAACAAGGTTACCACCTTCAAATACAAGAGAAAGACCAACTACCACCGAACTATCGGGCACCGGCAGAATTACACCAGAATTCAAGTCGAGGAGATCAAACATGGCGCATAA
- the rpmA gene encoding 50S ribosomal protein L27 — MAHKKAGSASRNGRDSKGQRLGIKAFGSQIIPAGSIIVRQRGSKFYPGTNVGIGSDFTLFAKVAGKVVFEAGKKVSVVPQA, encoded by the coding sequence ATGGCGCATAAGAAGGCCGGCAGTGCATCAAGGAACGGACGGGATTCAAAAGGCCAAAGACTTGGGATCAAGGCCTTCGGCAGCCAGATTATTCCGGCCGGCAGCATCATTGTCCGCCAGCGCGGCAGCAAATTCTATCCGGGTACTAACGTCGGCATCGGCTCTGACTTCACCCTGTTCGCCAAGGTCGCCGGTAAGGTCGTTTTCGAAGCCGGCAAGAAGGTCAGCGTCGTTCCCCAGGCCTAA
- the proB gene encoding glutamate 5-kinase has protein sequence MANLVVIKIGSSTLTTPEGKLDLPNLKRIVAETAALLKQGKKAVIVTSGAIITGLEKLKLGQPRSIPEKQAAAAVGQSRLMRQYEKAFEKHGITVAQVLLTRDAIIDRKRYLNSRHCLQTLLAEKVVPIVNENDTVSIDEIKFGDNDNLAALTARMIGADLLCLLTDVSGFYMKDKQGETAVVPEINKLTAAVKKAAGNPATKVGTGGMITKLQAAAICLKSGINMAIISGRKKNALQQVVNGEKVGTLFRKA, from the coding sequence ATGGCTAACCTCGTTGTTATTAAGATCGGTTCCAGCACTTTGACCACTCCCGAAGGTAAATTAGACCTGCCTAATCTCAAACGAATCGTCGCCGAAACCGCCGCGCTCCTCAAACAAGGGAAAAAAGCGGTGATCGTCACCTCCGGCGCGATCATAACCGGCCTGGAAAAGTTAAAACTCGGCCAACCAAGATCGATCCCGGAAAAACAGGCGGCCGCGGCCGTCGGCCAATCGCGCCTGATGCGCCAGTACGAAAAGGCCTTTGAAAAGCACGGCATTACCGTAGCCCAGGTCCTTCTGACCCGGGACGCCATCATCGACCGGAAAAGATACCTCAACTCACGCCATTGCCTGCAAACCCTCCTGGCGGAAAAAGTCGTCCCGATCGTCAACGAAAACGACACCGTCTCGATCGACGAGATCAAATTCGGCGATAACGACAATTTGGCCGCCCTAACCGCAAGAATGATCGGGGCCGACCTGCTTTGCCTGTTGACTGATGTGTCCGGCTTTTACATGAAGGACAAACAAGGGGAAACAGCAGTCGTCCCGGAGATCAACAAACTGACCGCCGCAGTCAAAAAAGCGGCCGGCAATCCGGCAACGAAAGTTGGGACCGGCGGGATGATCACCAAACTGCAAGCGGCGGCTATCTGTCTAAAGTCGGGGATTAATATGGCGATCATCAGCGGGCGAAAAAAGAACGCCCTTCAGCAAGTGGTTAATGGGGAGAAGGTCGGGACGCTGTTCCGCAAAGCTTAG
- the rlmN gene encoding 23S rRNA (adenine(2503)-C(2))-methyltransferase RlmN, with protein MEDIRSKNFEEIIAIGQEAGLVPFKARELYRAVHGKVKEKIGEITTLQLAERSRLEKKYEIGLPKPITVLKGNRTVKVAFELADGKVIESVMMEYEEGRKTVCVSSQSGCPIGCLFCATGRSGFRRNLTPGEIVSQVYFFAKKHQITNLVFMGMGEPFLNYNNVMTAAKNLNSDLGLNIAARKIVLSTIGIPAGINKLAKEPGQFRLAWSLVSPFDHDRRQLVPYRNLPSITNVVEAIGDYQSRTNRRITIEYVVLRGVNDRMKDIKEIIAISQNLDCHVNLIPYNETAPTGRFETGNIEKMFAELRNVHLKVTVRQSLGSDVQGACGQLSAKLCGTASRPSPH; from the coding sequence ATGGAAGATATCAGAAGCAAAAACTTTGAAGAGATAATCGCGATCGGCCAAGAGGCGGGACTGGTCCCGTTCAAGGCCAGGGAGCTCTATCGGGCGGTCCACGGCAAAGTCAAAGAGAAGATCGGGGAAATAACCACCCTGCAGTTGGCGGAACGATCCCGGCTGGAGAAAAAGTATGAGATCGGGCTTCCCAAGCCGATCACGGTCCTTAAGGGGAACCGGACGGTCAAAGTCGCCTTTGAGCTGGCTGACGGCAAAGTGATCGAATCGGTCATGATGGAGTATGAAGAAGGGCGGAAAACGGTCTGTGTCTCTTCACAGTCCGGCTGTCCGATTGGCTGTTTGTTCTGCGCCACCGGCCGGAGCGGTTTTCGCCGCAATTTGACCCCGGGGGAGATCGTTTCTCAAGTTTACTTTTTTGCTAAAAAACACCAAATAACAAACTTAGTCTTCATGGGAATGGGGGAGCCGTTCTTGAACTACAACAACGTCATGACGGCCGCTAAAAATCTCAATAGCGATCTCGGTTTGAATATTGCCGCCCGTAAGATTGTTCTTTCTACGATCGGGATCCCGGCCGGCATTAATAAACTGGCCAAAGAGCCGGGCCAATTTAGGCTCGCCTGGTCGCTGGTCTCTCCTTTTGACCATGATCGCCGCCAATTGGTCCCATACCGGAACCTTCCCTCGATCACTAATGTTGTCGAAGCGATCGGCGACTACCAGTCGCGGACCAATCGCCGGATAACGATCGAATATGTGGTCTTAAGAGGGGTCAACGACCGGATGAAGGACATTAAAGAGATCATCGCCATCAGCCAGAACCTGGATTGCCACGTTAACCTTATTCCTTACAACGAAACCGCTCCGACCGGCCGCTTTGAAACCGGAAATATTGAAAAAATGTTTGCCGAGCTCCGTAATGTTCATTTGAAAGTGACCGTGAGGCAAAGTTTGGGGAGTGATGTTCAAGGGGCCTGCGGGCAGTTGTCGGCTAAGCTTTGCGGAACAGCGTCCCGACCTTCTCCCCATTAA
- a CDS encoding sugar ABC transporter substrate-binding protein has protein sequence MKSRIAILLLSLVVLASFVASCAPKKTGSNERVVEFWVMPNSLSPVTDIENLLKPFEEKTGIKVKVTSVDWGAAWSKITTAATSGDVPDMVQLGSTWTSAIAQMGALENFSKEAVASLGGPKTFVPVAWQTVGIEKSSQISAIPWFVDARALFIRTDAFKKAGLRPEEIQTWDGFNKGLKKLYDADLVFDDQPMAPLGISGKNDWNVIHTLAPWIWMAGGDFLSADRKTCVLDSDAALAGIMYYLNIVKNGYVPISYLELNTAQVSANFNSGACAMYFDGPYEVKTLTRPVSEGGSGGSPASKNFAVIGYPKGPKGRFTFVGGSSLAIFKQGKNKADALKVIQYLTSLKPQIEYTKVSGFLPARVEAFKDPYFANDPKRKVFKDAVFYGKTYPAIPSWGLLEPILTRRFGIMWDRATADNNYDPKLIREQLRLAKREVEAILNQQP, from the coding sequence ATGAAGTCTCGTATCGCTATTCTCTTATTGAGCCTTGTCGTTCTTGCCTCGTTTGTCGCCAGCTGCGCCCCGAAAAAAACCGGTTCCAACGAAAGAGTCGTCGAATTCTGGGTCATGCCGAATTCTTTGAGCCCGGTTACCGACATCGAAAACCTGTTGAAGCCGTTCGAAGAAAAGACCGGCATCAAGGTCAAGGTCACCTCGGTCGACTGGGGAGCCGCCTGGAGTAAGATCACAACCGCCGCCACCTCGGGTGACGTGCCGGACATGGTCCAGCTCGGTTCAACCTGGACCTCCGCGATCGCCCAAATGGGGGCGCTGGAAAACTTTTCCAAAGAAGCGGTCGCCTCTCTCGGCGGACCGAAAACCTTCGTCCCGGTCGCCTGGCAAACCGTCGGGATCGAAAAATCAAGCCAGATCAGCGCCATTCCCTGGTTTGTTGACGCCAGGGCCCTCTTCATCCGGACCGACGCCTTCAAAAAAGCCGGCTTAAGACCGGAAGAGATCCAAACCTGGGACGGGTTCAATAAAGGGTTGAAAAAACTTTATGACGCCGACCTGGTCTTCGACGACCAGCCGATGGCCCCGCTCGGCATCTCCGGCAAGAACGACTGGAACGTCATTCACACTCTCGCGCCCTGGATCTGGATGGCGGGCGGCGACTTTCTTTCCGCCGACCGAAAAACCTGCGTCCTCGACAGCGACGCGGCTCTCGCCGGGATCATGTACTATCTAAACATCGTCAAAAACGGTTACGTCCCCATTTCTTATCTCGAGCTGAACACCGCCCAGGTCAGCGCCAATTTCAACAGCGGCGCCTGCGCCATGTATTTTGACGGGCCGTATGAGGTCAAGACCCTGACCCGGCCGGTTTCCGAAGGGGGCTCCGGCGGATCGCCCGCCTCCAAGAACTTCGCGGTCATCGGCTACCCGAAGGGTCCTAAAGGGCGCTTTACTTTTGTCGGCGGCTCCTCCCTGGCGATCTTCAAACAGGGGAAAAACAAGGCCGACGCCCTCAAGGTCATCCAGTACCTGACCTCCCTTAAACCGCAAATCGAATACACCAAGGTTTCCGGTTTCCTGCCGGCCCGCGTCGAAGCCTTCAAAGACCCGTATTTCGCCAACGACCCGAAACGCAAGGTCTTCAAAGACGCGGTTTTCTACGGCAAAACCTATCCGGCGATCCCGTCTTGGGGCCTGCTGGAACCGATCCTGACCCGCCGTTTCGGCATTATGTGGGACCGGGCGACAGCCGATAACAATTACGATCCCAAACTGATCCGGGAACAGCTGCGGCTGGCCAAACGCGAAGTCGAGGCGATCTTAAACCAGCAGCCATAA
- the glmS gene encoding glutamine--fructose-6-phosphate transaminase (isomerizing) yields MCGIFGYIGRKEALPFLIEGLKKLEYRGYDSAGVATIHRGKLELSKCVGKISFLEDKLAQKPLVGKIGIGHTRWATHGQPSDENSHPHQDCKKELAVVHNGIIENYLELKHELTERGHKFLSSTDTEVLAHLIEEHYSGDLIAAVRKVLGRVRGTYAMAVIAKTEPKKIVVARSGSPLIIGLGEKELFLSSDIPAMLKYTSQVIYLENGELAEMTQDGVTVSDLTGKEVKKEINLISWDPESAEKGGYAHFMLKEIHEQPNAIRKTIAGRIQPDSHKIHFDELIVTREEMKNINRVVFTACGTSWHAGLIGEYLFEQYARLATEVEYAAEFRYRHPIIDKNTLVIAITQSGETADTLGAVWEARAQGAKTIAICNVVGSTIAREADGVIYTNAGPEIGVASTKAFTTQLTVIYLLAVLFGKIRGTITEAESTKLIQDLIEIPDQLEKLLLSEKTIEKIAEKYFKATNSLYLGRGKGFPIALEGALKLKEVSYIHAEGYPAAEMKHGPIALIDKNMPVVILAFAGRRYEKVLGNIEEVKARGGQVIAIATEGDDAIAQQADEVLYIPNTTEALSPLLAVVPLQIFAYYIALKRGCHVDQPRNLAKSVTVE; encoded by the coding sequence ATGTGCGGAATTTTTGGTTACATCGGGCGTAAAGAAGCCCTCCCCTTCCTGATCGAAGGGTTAAAAAAGCTGGAATACCGCGGCTATGATTCAGCCGGCGTCGCCACCATCCACCGGGGAAAGCTCGAGCTTAGCAAGTGCGTCGGCAAGATCTCTTTTCTGGAAGACAAGCTGGCGCAAAAACCGCTGGTCGGCAAGATCGGGATCGGCCATACCCGCTGGGCGACCCACGGCCAACCGTCCGACGAGAATTCCCACCCCCACCAGGACTGCAAAAAAGAGCTGGCGGTCGTCCATAACGGGATCATTGAAAACTATCTTGAGCTTAAACACGAATTGACCGAACGCGGCCACAAATTTCTTTCCTCAACCGACACCGAAGTCCTGGCCCATCTGATCGAAGAGCATTATTCCGGCGATCTGATCGCCGCCGTCCGCAAGGTTTTAGGCCGGGTCCGCGGCACTTACGCCATGGCGGTCATCGCTAAAACCGAACCAAAAAAGATCGTCGTCGCCCGCTCGGGCAGCCCGCTTATCATCGGCCTGGGGGAAAAAGAACTCTTCCTTTCTTCTGATATCCCGGCGATGCTCAAATACACCAGCCAGGTCATCTATCTAGAGAACGGCGAACTGGCCGAAATGACCCAAGACGGGGTTACGGTCTCCGACTTGACCGGCAAAGAGGTTAAAAAAGAGATTAACCTGATCTCCTGGGACCCGGAATCGGCAGAAAAGGGGGGCTACGCCCACTTCATGCTCAAGGAGATCCACGAACAGCCGAATGCCATCCGTAAAACGATCGCCGGCCGGATCCAACCGGACAGCCACAAAATCCATTTTGACGAGCTGATCGTGACCCGGGAAGAGATGAAGAACATCAATCGGGTCGTCTTCACCGCCTGCGGCACCAGCTGGCACGCCGGGCTGATCGGCGAATATCTGTTTGAACAATACGCCCGGCTGGCGACGGAAGTCGAGTATGCCGCCGAGTTCCGTTACCGGCACCCAATTATCGACAAAAACACTCTGGTGATCGCCATCACCCAATCCGGCGAGACCGCCGACACGCTCGGCGCCGTTTGGGAAGCGCGCGCCCAGGGGGCCAAAACGATCGCCATCTGTAACGTGGTCGGCTCAACTATCGCCCGCGAAGCCGACGGCGTGATCTACACCAACGCCGGGCCGGAGATCGGGGTCGCTTCGACCAAGGCTTTTACCACCCAACTAACCGTCATTTATCTCCTGGCCGTTTTGTTTGGTAAGATCCGGGGGACCATCACGGAAGCGGAATCGACCAAACTGATCCAGGACCTGATCGAGATCCCGGACCAGCTGGAAAAATTACTCCTTAGCGAAAAAACGATCGAAAAGATCGCCGAGAAATATTTTAAGGCGACCAATTCACTCTACCTTGGTCGCGGCAAAGGGTTCCCCATCGCCCTGGAGGGGGCGCTCAAGCTTAAAGAAGTCTCCTACATCCACGCCGAAGGGTACCCGGCAGCCGAAATGAAACACGGCCCGATCGCCCTGATCGACAAGAACATGCCGGTCGTCATCCTGGCTTTTGCCGGACGGCGCTACGAAAAGGTCCTGGGAAACATTGAAGAGGTAAAGGCCCGCGGCGGACAGGTCATCGCCATCGCCACCGAAGGGGACGACGCTATCGCCCAACAGGCGGACGAGGTCCTTTATATCCCCAACACGACCGAAGCCCTCTCGCCCCTCCTGGCGGTCGTGCCGCTCCAGATCTTCGCCTACTACATCGCCCTGAAACGGGGCTGCCACGTCGACCAGCCGCGCAACCTCGCCAAAAGCGTCACCGTCGAATAG
- a CDS encoding AtpZ/AtpI family protein, with amino-acid sequence MKSPAFGKEVGLALSVGVELAVGVLLGALVGYKLDEMWHTLPWLMILGIALGALAGFWNAYKIAARPLR; translated from the coding sequence GTGAAAAGTCCTGCCTTTGGTAAAGAAGTCGGCTTGGCACTTAGCGTGGGTGTTGAGCTCGCGGTTGGGGTTCTCCTTGGAGCCCTAGTCGGATATAAGCTTGACGAAATGTGGCATACTCTCCCCTGGCTGATGATCCTTGGAATTGCCCTCGGAGCGCTTGCCGGCTTTTGGAACGCTTATAAAATCGCCGCCCGCCCGCTTCGGTAA